The Streptomyces sp. NL15-2K genome contains a region encoding:
- a CDS encoding antitoxin yields the protein MAKTQLNVRVDEDTARVARERALARGMSVNRYIEELVRQDTGEVGHTFVEAAADFMKQYEKVFADEVGEGRR from the coding sequence ATGGCGAAGACCCAGCTGAACGTGCGCGTGGACGAGGACACCGCCCGCGTCGCCCGCGAACGTGCCCTGGCCCGCGGCATGAGCGTCAACCGCTACATCGAGGAGCTGGTCAGACAGGACACGGGGGAGGTCGGCCACACGTTCGTGGAGGCCGCCGCCGACTTCATGAAGCAGTACGAGAAGGTATTCGCCGACGAGGTCGGCGAAGGTCGCCGCTGA
- a CDS encoding DUF397 domain-containing protein: MSAMPRQVPSSTDLHGVRWLRSSYSTGANNCVETAPVDRGPWTGLLAVRDSKAPSGPALLFSPESWAGFTAAVHRI, translated from the coding sequence ATGTCTGCAATGCCTCGGCAGGTACCTTCCAGCACTGATCTGCACGGTGTGCGGTGGCTGCGCAGCAGCTACAGCACCGGAGCGAACAACTGCGTCGAGACGGCCCCGGTGGACCGCGGTCCGTGGACCGGCCTGCTCGCCGTGCGCGACTCCAAGGCCCCGTCCGGACCCGCGCTGCTCTTCTCTCCTGAGAGCTGGGCGGGCTTCACGGCCGCGGTGCACCGCATCTGA
- the bioB gene encoding biotin synthase BioB — protein sequence MDLLNTLVDKGLRRKSPSREEALAVLATSDDDLLDVVAAAGKVRRHWFGRRVKLNYLVNLKSGLCPEDCSYCSQRLGSQAGILKYTWLKPDEASKAAAAGLAGGAKRVCLVASGRGPTDRDVDRVSDTIKTIKEQNEGVEVCACLGLLSDGQAERLREAGADAYNHNLNTSEGTYADITTTHTYADRVETVQKAHAAGLSACSGLIAGMGESDEDLVDVVFSLRELDPDSVPVNFLIPFEGTPLAKEWNLTPQRCLRILAMVRFVCPDAEVRIAGGREVHLRSMQPLALHLANSIFLGDYLTSEGQAGKADLEMIADAGFEVEGTDQVTLPEHRVSGGCGSEDVCGSEGVCGSAAPSVSEPRTDLVAVRRRGAGTDLAPNA from the coding sequence ATGGACCTGCTGAACACGCTGGTGGACAAGGGGCTTCGGCGTAAGTCGCCGAGCCGCGAGGAGGCGCTGGCCGTCCTCGCCACTTCCGACGACGACCTGCTCGATGTGGTGGCCGCGGCCGGCAAGGTGCGCCGGCACTGGTTCGGCCGACGGGTGAAACTCAACTACCTCGTCAACCTCAAGTCGGGCCTGTGCCCGGAGGATTGTTCGTACTGCTCCCAGCGGCTCGGTTCCCAGGCCGGCATCCTCAAGTACACCTGGCTCAAGCCGGACGAGGCCTCGAAGGCCGCGGCGGCCGGGTTGGCGGGAGGTGCCAAGCGGGTCTGTCTGGTGGCCAGCGGGCGCGGTCCCACCGACCGGGACGTGGACCGGGTCTCGGACACCATCAAGACGATCAAGGAGCAGAACGAGGGCGTCGAGGTGTGCGCCTGCCTCGGTCTGCTCTCCGACGGCCAGGCGGAGCGGCTGCGCGAGGCGGGCGCGGACGCGTACAACCACAACCTCAACACGTCCGAGGGGACGTACGCGGACATCACGACCACGCACACGTACGCCGACCGCGTGGAGACCGTGCAGAAGGCGCACGCGGCGGGTCTGTCCGCCTGCTCGGGGCTGATCGCGGGCATGGGCGAGTCGGACGAGGACCTGGTCGACGTGGTGTTCTCGCTGCGCGAGCTGGACCCCGACTCGGTGCCGGTCAACTTCCTGATCCCGTTCGAGGGCACGCCTTTGGCCAAGGAGTGGAACCTCACCCCGCAGCGTTGTCTGCGGATCCTGGCGATGGTGCGGTTCGTGTGCCCGGACGCGGAGGTGCGCATCGCCGGCGGGCGCGAGGTCCATCTGCGCTCGATGCAGCCCCTCGCCCTGCACCTGGCCAACTCCATCTTCCTGGGCGACTACCTGACCAGCGAGGGCCAGGCGGGCAAGGCCGACCTGGAGATGATCGCGGACGCCGGGTTCGAGGTGGAGGGCACCGATCAGGTGACGCTGCCGGAGCACCGGGTCTCGGGGGGCTGTGGCTCCGAGGATGTCTGCGGCTCCGAAGGTGTCTGCGGTTCCGCGGCCCCGTCGGTCAGCGAGCCCCGCACGGACCTGGTCGCCGTACGCCGCCGGGGCGCCGGAACGGACCTCGCGCCCAATGCCTGA
- a CDS encoding IS481 family transposase, translating into MPHRNAPLTETGRLRLARCVVEDGWTLRRAAERFQVSPTTAQRWADRYRRLGEPGMADHSSRPRTSPRRTPTRTERRIIKVRVLRRWGPARIAGLLRLVPSTVHRVLTRYGLARLTHLDRATGRVIRRYERAKPGELVHVDIKKLGNIPDGGGHKTLGRQAGRKTRSGAGYSYLHNAVDDHSRLAYSEIHADEKKETAVGFWSRAQAYFATCGITVERVLTDNGSCYKSHLWRDALAAAGITHKRTRAYRPQTNGKVERFNRTLLDEWAYARPYRSEQERRDAFPSWLHTYNHHRGHTALKGQPPASRVPNLSGQYT; encoded by the coding sequence GTGCCCCACCGTAATGCACCCCTGACCGAGACCGGACGCCTGCGCCTGGCCCGCTGCGTGGTCGAGGACGGCTGGACCCTGCGCCGGGCCGCTGAGCGATTCCAAGTCTCGCCAACCACCGCACAGCGATGGGCCGACCGCTACCGCCGGCTCGGCGAGCCTGGCATGGCCGACCACTCCAGCCGCCCCCGCACCAGCCCGCGACGGACCCCGACCCGTACCGAGCGCAGGATCATCAAAGTCCGCGTACTGCGCAGGTGGGGGCCAGCACGGATCGCAGGCCTGCTCCGCCTGGTGCCGTCCACCGTGCACCGGGTGCTGACCCGCTACGGCCTGGCCCGCCTGACCCACCTCGACCGGGCCACTGGGCGCGTCATCCGTCGCTACGAACGTGCCAAGCCCGGCGAACTGGTCCACGTCGACATCAAGAAGCTCGGCAACATCCCCGACGGCGGCGGCCACAAGACCCTCGGACGCCAGGCGGGCCGCAAGACCCGGTCCGGCGCCGGCTACAGCTACCTCCACAACGCCGTCGACGACCACTCCCGCCTGGCCTACAGCGAGATCCACGCAGACGAGAAGAAGGAGACCGCTGTCGGCTTCTGGAGTCGCGCCCAGGCGTACTTCGCCACCTGCGGGATCACCGTCGAACGCGTCCTGACCGACAACGGCTCCTGCTACAAATCCCACCTGTGGCGAGACGCCCTGGCAGCAGCCGGGATCACGCACAAGCGAACCCGCGCCTACCGGCCGCAGACGAACGGCAAGGTCGAACGCTTCAACCGCACCCTGCTCGACGAATGGGCCTACGCCCGCCCCTACCGATCAGAGCAGGAACGACGCGACGCCTTCCCCAGCTGGCTGCACACCTACAATCACCACCGCGGACACACCGCGCTCAAGGGCCAACCACCCGCCAGCCGCGTCCCTAACCTCTCAGGGCAATACACCTAG
- a CDS encoding 8-amino-7-oxononanoate synthase → MAFGWIDEQARLRRRAGLVRTLRPRPADTPLLDLASNDYLGLARHPEVTEGAARAARTWGGGSTGSRLVTGTTELHTELEGELADFCGFEAALVFSSGYAANLAAVTALAPHGSLIVSDAGNHASLIDGCRLARGTTQVVGHADPDAVRKTLRTHDGPAVVVSDTVFSVDGDAAPLAALAEAGREHGAGLVVDDAHGLGVLGDGGRGAPHAAGLAGADDVVVTVTLSKSLGSQGGAVLGPTRVIDHLVNAARTFIFDTGLAPAAAGAALAALRLLRREPERAARARAVASELHARLTAAGLEAVRPDAAVVSVRAPSPEGAVRWAADCRAAGLAVGCFRPPSVPDGISRLRLTARADLSEGQIERAVRVIGGARP, encoded by the coding sequence ATGGCGTTCGGCTGGATCGACGAGCAGGCGCGGCTGCGCCGCCGGGCCGGACTCGTACGGACCCTGCGCCCCCGCCCCGCCGACACACCGCTGCTGGACCTCGCGAGCAACGACTACCTGGGCCTGGCCCGCCACCCGGAGGTCACCGAGGGCGCGGCGCGGGCCGCGCGGACGTGGGGCGGCGGCTCGACCGGGTCACGGCTCGTCACCGGCACCACCGAGCTCCACACCGAGCTGGAGGGCGAACTGGCCGACTTCTGCGGCTTCGAGGCGGCGCTGGTGTTCTCCTCCGGGTACGCGGCCAACCTCGCCGCCGTCACCGCGCTGGCGCCGCACGGCTCGCTGATCGTCTCCGACGCCGGCAACCACGCCTCGCTGATCGACGGCTGCCGCCTGGCGCGGGGCACCACACAGGTCGTCGGACACGCCGACCCGGACGCCGTACGCAAGACGCTGCGGACGCACGACGGTCCGGCCGTCGTCGTGTCCGACACGGTCTTCTCGGTCGACGGCGACGCGGCCCCGCTGGCCGCGCTCGCCGAGGCCGGCCGGGAGCACGGCGCGGGCCTGGTGGTCGACGACGCCCACGGGCTCGGCGTCCTCGGCGACGGCGGCCGCGGAGCCCCGCACGCGGCGGGGCTCGCGGGCGCCGACGACGTCGTCGTCACGGTCACGCTGTCCAAGTCGCTCGGCAGCCAGGGCGGAGCCGTCCTCGGCCCCACCCGGGTGATCGACCACCTGGTCAACGCGGCCCGGACGTTCATCTTCGACACGGGCCTCGCCCCCGCGGCGGCGGGCGCGGCCCTGGCGGCCCTGCGGCTGCTGCGCCGCGAGCCGGAGCGGGCGGCGCGAGCGCGCGCGGTGGCGAGCGAACTCCACGCACGCCTGACGGCCGCGGGTCTGGAAGCGGTACGTCCGGACGCCGCGGTCGTCTCCGTGCGCGCGCCGTCCCCGGAGGGGGCCGTGCGGTGGGCGGCCGACTGCCGTGCGGCCGGGCTGGCCGTGGGCTGCTTCCGTCCTCCTTCCGTCCCCGACGGCATCTCACGGCTCAGGCTGACCGCCCGCGCGGACCTCTCCGAGGGGCAGATCGAACGCGCTGTACGAGTGATCGGCGGGGCGCGACCATGA
- a CDS encoding class I SAM-dependent methyltransferase, which translates to MPLRSAGSGKVSPDPVHHPLFARYYARVSVNAETRMGMAGVRERLLAGLSGRVIEIGAGNGLNFGHYPRTVSEIVAIEPERTLRQLAVESALRSGVPVDVAPGAAEALPVKSEAFDAAVISLVLCSVRDVPRALGEVRRVLRPGGEVRFFEHGRGGGRVMTFTQRALDRTVWPPLNGGCHLARDPVAALREAGFELGPYRRMVMPENGPRLPTSYCVLGTAWRPALKER; encoded by the coding sequence ATGCCGCTACGGTCCGCCGGATCCGGCAAGGTGTCACCGGATCCCGTGCACCACCCGCTGTTCGCCCGCTACTACGCCCGGGTCAGCGTCAACGCCGAGACCAGGATGGGTATGGCCGGGGTCCGCGAGCGGCTGCTCGCCGGGCTGTCCGGGCGGGTGATCGAGATCGGCGCGGGCAACGGCCTGAACTTCGGCCACTACCCTCGTACGGTCTCGGAGATCGTGGCGATCGAACCGGAGCGCACACTGCGGCAGCTGGCCGTCGAGTCCGCCCTGCGCTCCGGGGTGCCCGTCGACGTGGCGCCGGGTGCGGCGGAGGCGCTGCCGGTCAAAAGTGAGGCCTTCGACGCGGCGGTGATCTCCCTGGTCCTGTGCAGTGTGCGGGACGTGCCACGCGCCCTCGGGGAGGTACGGCGGGTGCTGCGGCCCGGTGGCGAGGTGCGGTTCTTCGAGCACGGCAGGGGTGGCGGCCGGGTGATGACCTTCACCCAGCGCGCGCTGGACCGCACGGTGTGGCCGCCGCTGAACGGCGGCTGCCATCTGGCCCGGGACCCGGTCGCCGCACTGCGGGAGGCCGGGTTCGAACTCGGCCCCTATCGGCGGATGGTGATGCCGGAGAACGGACCGAGACTGCCCACGTCGTACTGCGTTCTGGGCACCGCGTGGCGGCCCGCGCTCAAGGAGCGCTGA
- a CDS encoding fic family toxin-antitoxin system, toxin component, producing MSNIKIDLAWLLMLAEQRTPGDPQVTDWGALVAAVARHQAEIFDAPVYDTPHARAAALLQLLIHVPALERSNALFASAVAYAYLVASGLKVATSPEQVRDLARLVKSGDASVHDIARELRQWSL from the coding sequence TTGAGCAACATCAAAATCGACCTTGCCTGGCTCTTGATGCTCGCCGAACAGAGGACCCCCGGAGACCCCCAGGTCACCGACTGGGGCGCCCTCGTCGCCGCCGTCGCGCGCCACCAGGCCGAGATATTCGACGCGCCCGTCTACGACACCCCCCACGCGCGTGCCGCCGCGCTGCTCCAACTCCTCATCCACGTCCCCGCGTTGGAGCGTTCCAACGCTCTGTTCGCGTCGGCCGTCGCCTACGCCTACCTGGTCGCCAGCGGACTCAAGGTCGCCACCTCGCCGGAGCAGGTCCGTGACCTCGCCCGGCTGGTCAAGAGCGGTGACGCCTCGGTGCACGACATCGCGCGCGAACTCCGCCAGTGGAGCTTGTGA
- a CDS encoding helix-turn-helix transcriptional regulator: MQHGPAVRRRKLGAELRALRTGAGLTSGEAARLVGWHQSKVSRIETGASGVKPADVRLLLDAYGVRDSQLRELLLVLAGSDESGGRHHWWHAYRGVLPPTYRDFISLESQASAMRTLETSVVPGLLQTPEYARAVTKAAVDGLDDERLDALVEVRLARQDVLRSHPPLELSAVLDEAVLRRDVGGPGVMARQLERLVEAARLPQVRLQVLPFTAGAHIGITGPFVIFSFSSTSDLDVVVLDHLTSSLYLERKEDLQAYTEAFNTLRFHALSPEDSLDYIAGIGDGA, from the coding sequence ATGCAGCACGGTCCCGCGGTGCGCCGCCGGAAACTGGGCGCCGAACTGCGCGCGTTGCGCACCGGGGCGGGGCTCACCAGTGGTGAGGCCGCCCGGCTGGTGGGCTGGCACCAGTCGAAGGTCAGCCGGATCGAGACCGGCGCGAGCGGGGTGAAGCCGGCCGATGTGCGGTTACTCCTCGACGCCTACGGAGTGCGGGACAGCCAACTACGGGAGTTACTACTGGTGTTGGCTGGATCCGACGAGAGCGGCGGCCGGCACCACTGGTGGCACGCCTACCGCGGGGTGCTGCCGCCGACCTACCGGGACTTCATCAGCCTGGAGTCGCAGGCCAGCGCGATGCGCACGCTGGAGACCTCGGTGGTGCCGGGGCTGCTGCAGACACCCGAGTACGCCCGCGCGGTGACGAAGGCCGCGGTGGACGGGCTGGACGACGAGCGGCTGGACGCGCTGGTCGAGGTGCGGCTGGCCAGGCAGGACGTGCTGCGGTCGCATCCTCCGCTGGAACTGAGCGCGGTTCTGGACGAGGCCGTGCTGCGCCGGGACGTCGGCGGACCCGGGGTCATGGCGCGGCAGCTGGAGCGACTGGTGGAGGCGGCCCGCCTGCCTCAAGTGCGGTTGCAGGTACTGCCGTTCACGGCCGGGGCGCACATCGGCATCACCGGCCCTTTCGTTATCTTCTCATTTTCGAGCACATCTGATCTGGATGTGGTTGTTCTCGACCACTTGACGAGTAGCCTCTACCTGGAACGGAAAGAAGACCTCCAGGCCTACACCGAGGCCTTCAACACCCTTCGGTTCCACGCCCTTTCGCCCGAGGACTCGTTGGACTACATCGCCGGGATAGGTGACGGCGCGTAA
- the bioD gene encoding dethiobiotin synthase — protein sequence MPVLVITGTGTEVGKTVTTAAIAASALAAGRSVAVLKAAQTGVRQDEPGDADEVARLAGAVTTAELARYPEPLAPATAARRAARAPVHPRDIAEAAAKLSTEHDLVLVEGAGGLLVRFDAAGGTLADAAGLLAAPVLVVVSAGLGTLNTTELTARELRIRGVDLAGIVIGSWPEAPDLASRCNLADLPDVSGAPLLGAVPAGAGRLAPAGFRTAAPGWLAPRLYGTWDAEAFRMREAP from the coding sequence ATGCCGGTACTCGTGATCACGGGCACGGGCACGGAGGTCGGCAAGACGGTCACGACGGCCGCCATCGCCGCTTCAGCGCTCGCGGCCGGACGGTCGGTGGCCGTGCTCAAGGCCGCGCAGACGGGCGTACGACAGGACGAGCCCGGGGACGCCGACGAGGTCGCGCGGCTCGCGGGCGCCGTGACGACGGCCGAACTCGCCCGCTATCCCGAGCCGTTGGCGCCCGCGACGGCCGCGCGCCGGGCCGCACGGGCGCCGGTGCATCCGCGAGACATCGCCGAGGCGGCCGCGAAGCTGTCCACCGAGCATGACCTGGTGCTGGTCGAGGGGGCGGGCGGGCTGCTCGTCCGGTTCGACGCGGCGGGCGGGACGCTGGCGGACGCGGCCGGCCTGCTGGCGGCACCGGTGCTGGTGGTGGTGTCGGCGGGCCTGGGCACGCTGAACACGACCGAGCTGACGGCGCGTGAACTTCGCATACGCGGGGTCGACTTGGCCGGAATCGTGATCGGCAGCTGGCCCGAGGCGCCGGATCTGGCCTCGCGTTGCAATCTGGCGGACCTGCCGGACGTCTCCGGGGCGCCACTGCTCGGCGCCGTGCCCGCCGGGGCGGGGCGGCTCGCTCCCGCCGGCTTCCGTACTGCGGCGCCGGGGTGGCTGGCGCCGCGGCTGTACGGGACGTGGGACGCGGAGGCGTTCCGGATGCGGGAGGCACCCTAG
- a CDS encoding ATP-binding protein, whose protein sequence is MADHLEASVTLPSDPASVSAARAYVVTTLAEWGLPADTDAAETIRLIVSELATNAVQHTFGQSPTFTVDLELDRDERLRIGVTDSHPRFPKRLPAAVQQDNGRGLVIIRWLTAEHGGKLRIRPTREGGKTISVELPWTVPAEPVPMAGQREP, encoded by the coding sequence ATGGCAGACCATCTGGAAGCATCCGTCACTCTGCCGAGCGATCCCGCCTCGGTTTCCGCGGCTCGCGCCTACGTGGTCACCACCCTGGCGGAGTGGGGTCTGCCGGCGGACACCGACGCCGCCGAGACCATCCGCCTCATCGTCTCCGAACTCGCCACCAACGCCGTGCAGCACACCTTCGGGCAGTCACCGACCTTCACGGTGGACCTCGAGCTCGACCGAGACGAACGCCTGCGCATCGGTGTCACCGACAGCCATCCGCGGTTCCCGAAGCGACTGCCCGCCGCCGTCCAGCAGGACAACGGCCGGGGCCTGGTCATCATCCGCTGGCTGACCGCGGAGCATGGCGGCAAGCTGAGAATCCGGCCCACCCGCGAGGGCGGCAAGACCATCTCCGTGGAACTGCCCTGGACGGTACCGGCCGAGCCGGTGCCGATGGCGGGGCAGCGGGAGCCTTAG
- a CDS encoding ABC transporter ATP-binding protein yields the protein MSTPAAQYVPGRASADGIAARARGLTKAYGSGETTVLALDSVDVDIARGRFTAVMGPSGSGKSTMMHCLAGLDTVSAGQVWLGDTEITGLKDRELTRLRRDRIGFMFQSFNLIPTLNAAENITLPMDIAGKKPDEKWLDQVIDTLGLRDRLKHRPSQLSGGQQQRVACARALASRPELIFADEPTGNLDSRAGLEVLGFLRDAVDRLGQTVVMVTHDPGAAAHSDLVLFLGDGRIVDEMERPTAEAVLERMRLFTGGNAQTPGFDVTRAPFGGDGPPPGAIPTDGPRRDKD from the coding sequence TTGTCCACCCCTGCTGCTCAGTACGTGCCGGGCCGGGCGTCCGCCGACGGGATCGCGGCCCGCGCCCGCGGCCTGACCAAGGCGTACGGCTCGGGCGAGACGACGGTGCTGGCCCTGGACTCGGTCGACGTGGACATCGCGCGCGGCCGGTTCACGGCCGTGATGGGGCCGTCCGGCTCCGGGAAGTCCACGATGATGCACTGTCTGGCGGGGCTCGACACCGTCTCGGCCGGACAGGTGTGGCTCGGCGACACCGAGATCACGGGGCTGAAGGATCGCGAGCTGACCCGGCTGCGCCGGGACCGGATCGGGTTCATGTTCCAGTCGTTCAACCTCATTCCGACGCTGAACGCGGCCGAGAACATCACCCTGCCCATGGACATCGCGGGCAAGAAGCCCGACGAGAAGTGGCTGGACCAGGTCATCGACACGCTCGGGCTGCGGGACCGGCTGAAGCACCGGCCCTCGCAGCTCTCCGGCGGCCAGCAGCAGCGGGTCGCCTGTGCCCGGGCGCTCGCCTCCCGGCCCGAGCTGATCTTCGCGGACGAGCCGACCGGCAACCTCGACTCGCGGGCGGGCCTGGAAGTTCTCGGGTTCCTGCGCGACGCCGTGGACCGGCTCGGGCAGACCGTCGTCATGGTGACCCACGACCCGGGCGCCGCCGCCCACTCCGACCTGGTGCTCTTCCTCGGGGACGGGCGGATCGTCGACGAGATGGAGCGGCCTACGGCGGAGGCGGTCCTGGAGCGCATGCGCCTCTTTACTGGCGGAAACGCCCAGACCCCCGGGTTCGACGTGACCCGTGCCCCGTTCGGCGGCGACGGTCCCCCGCCCGGTGCGATCCCCACAGACGGCCCCCGGCGCGACAAGGACTGA
- a CDS encoding DUF6328 family protein produces the protein MADHRPCTARNETPLERADLNFGELLQELRVTQTGVQILFAFLLSLAFTPRFPDLDTVQRTTYVATLLLAVLAAALFTAPAALHRSLFQKGAKPRIVQVSSRLASVGMGVLVLAFTGSVLLVVDVTTSRAGGVAAGAATLLVCLGLWGLLPRLVQRAGAAEEQHSAGEQHKAVGPRAHESVGPQAHESVGPQAPVRAAAPYRELSARRR, from the coding sequence ATGGCCGACCACCGTCCCTGCACCGCACGCAACGAGACGCCGCTGGAGCGCGCCGACCTCAACTTCGGAGAACTGCTCCAGGAACTGCGCGTCACCCAGACCGGGGTCCAGATCCTCTTCGCCTTCTTGCTGAGCCTGGCCTTCACCCCGCGCTTCCCCGACCTCGACACGGTCCAGCGCACGACGTACGTGGCCACGCTCCTGCTCGCGGTCCTCGCGGCTGCGCTGTTCACCGCGCCCGCCGCCCTGCACCGCTCGCTCTTCCAGAAGGGCGCCAAGCCCCGCATCGTCCAGGTCTCCTCACGGCTGGCGTCGGTCGGCATGGGCGTCCTGGTGCTCGCGTTCACCGGGTCGGTGCTGCTCGTGGTGGACGTGACCACCAGCCGGGCCGGCGGGGTGGCCGCGGGCGCGGCGACCCTGCTGGTGTGTCTCGGGCTGTGGGGGCTACTGCCACGCCTGGTGCAGCGGGCCGGCGCCGCCGAGGAGCAGCACTCGGCTGGCGAGCAGCACAAGGCGGTCGGGCCGCGGGCCCACGAGTCGGTCGGGCCGCAGGCACACGAGTCGGTCGGGCCGCAGGCACCGGTTCGAGCAGCGGCACCATACCGAGAGCTGTCAGCGCGCCGCCGGTGA
- a CDS encoding C40 family peptidase: MTALNRVPSLMVRAGTASALTIAAVSGSIVAPGFASEAEAATPATKALQIAASKKGSPYKYGATGPRRFDCSGLTLYSFKKAGKKLPRTAAQQYNKTRHISVKSRKAGDLVFFHSGSNVYHVGIYAGKGKIWHAPKTGDVVRLQKIWTKSVWYGRVR; the protein is encoded by the coding sequence ATGACTGCGCTCAATCGTGTCCCGTCGCTCATGGTCCGGGCCGGTACGGCCTCGGCCCTCACCATCGCCGCGGTGAGCGGCTCGATCGTGGCTCCCGGCTTCGCCTCCGAGGCCGAGGCCGCCACGCCGGCGACAAAGGCACTCCAGATCGCGGCCTCCAAGAAGGGCTCCCCGTACAAGTACGGCGCCACAGGACCACGCCGCTTCGACTGCTCCGGGCTCACGCTGTACTCGTTCAAGAAGGCGGGCAAGAAGCTGCCCCGCACGGCCGCCCAGCAGTACAACAAGACGCGCCACATCTCCGTCAAGAGCCGCAAGGCCGGGGACCTGGTGTTCTTCCACTCGGGCTCGAACGTGTACCACGTCGGCATCTACGCCGGGAAGGGGAAGATCTGGCACGCCCCGAAGACCGGGGACGTGGTGCGACTGCAGAAGATCTGGACCAAGAGCGTCTGGTACGGCCGGGTCCGCTGA
- a CDS encoding adenosylmethionine--8-amino-7-oxononanoate transaminase, which translates to MPDLSVPHLLELDRRHVWHPYGPMPGRVEPLVVESASGVRLKMADSSGELVDGMSSWWSAIHGYNHPVLNEAAREQLGRMSHVMFGGLTHEPAVRLAKLLVDMSPDGLEHVFLADSGSVSVEVAVKMCLQYWRSLGRASKQRLLTWRGGYHGDTWQPMSVCDPEGGMHELWTGVLPRQVFADPPPVEYEESYADHLRTLVARHADELAAVIVEPVVQGAGGMRFHSPAYLRVLREACDAHDVLLVFDEIATGFGRTGALFAAEHAAVTPDVMCVGKALTGGYLTMAATLCTSEVADGISRGEVPVLAHGPTFMGNPLAASVACASIELLLGQDWLAEVKRIEAGLREGLAPARQMPGVRDVRVLGAIGVVQLDHAVDMKAATEAAVREGVWLRPFRDLVYTMPPYVTGDADVARIARAVCAAAREG; encoded by the coding sequence ATGCCTGACCTGTCCGTTCCCCATCTGCTGGAGCTCGACCGGCGACACGTCTGGCACCCGTACGGCCCCATGCCCGGCCGCGTCGAACCGCTCGTCGTGGAGTCGGCGAGCGGGGTTCGGCTGAAGATGGCCGACAGCTCGGGCGAGTTGGTCGACGGCATGTCGTCCTGGTGGTCGGCCATCCACGGCTACAACCACCCGGTGCTGAACGAGGCAGCGCGCGAGCAGCTCGGGCGGATGAGCCATGTGATGTTCGGCGGGCTCACCCACGAGCCCGCCGTACGGCTCGCGAAGCTCCTTGTCGACATGTCGCCTGACGGCCTGGAGCATGTCTTCCTCGCCGACTCCGGCTCGGTGTCGGTCGAGGTCGCGGTCAAGATGTGCCTGCAGTACTGGCGTTCGCTGGGCCGCGCCTCAAAACAGCGTCTGCTGACCTGGCGTGGCGGCTACCACGGGGACACCTGGCAGCCGATGTCGGTGTGCGACCCCGAGGGCGGGATGCACGAGCTGTGGACCGGGGTGCTGCCGCGCCAGGTGTTCGCGGACCCGCCGCCGGTGGAGTACGAGGAGTCGTACGCCGACCATCTGCGCACGCTCGTCGCACGACACGCCGACGAACTGGCCGCGGTGATCGTCGAGCCCGTGGTGCAGGGCGCGGGCGGGATGCGGTTCCACTCCCCCGCGTATCTGCGGGTGCTGCGCGAGGCGTGCGACGCGCACGACGTGCTGCTGGTGTTCGACGAGATCGCGACCGGGTTCGGGCGCACGGGTGCGCTGTTCGCGGCGGAGCACGCGGCGGTGACGCCGGACGTGATGTGTGTCGGCAAGGCGCTGACCGGCGGCTATCTGACGATGGCGGCGACGCTGTGCACGTCGGAGGTGGCCGACGGCATCTCGCGGGGCGAGGTCCCGGTGCTCGCCCACGGCCCCACCTTCATGGGCAACCCGCTGGCGGCCTCCGTCGCCTGCGCCTCGATCGAGCTGCTGCTGGGCCAGGACTGGCTCGCGGAGGTCAAGCGGATCGAGGCGGGGTTGCGGGAGGGGCTGGCCCCCGCCCGCCAGATGCCGGGGGTGAGGGACGTACGGGTCCTCGGGGCCATCGGGGTCGTCCAGTTGGACCACGCGGTGGACATGAAGGCGGCCACGGAGGCCGCCGTACGCGAGGGCGTGTGGCTGCGGCCGTTCCGCGACCTCGTCTACACGATGCCGCCGTACGTCACGGGCGACGCGGACGTGGCACGGATCGCGCGCGCGGTGTGCGCGGCGGCACGGGAGGGATGA